The Skermanella rosea sequence CCGCCCCCGAACCGGTCGTCGGTACGGCTGTAGATCTGCGCGCCGCCCTCGTTGAACACGAAGACCGCGGCCGCGCCGTGCTGGTCGATCAGGTAGCCGCCGAAGTCGCTGTCGGCGTAGTCTGCGTCGAACTCTATGAAGAGGCGGGTGATCGGCTCGTCCCACCAGGTATAGTCCTTGGCCAGCACCGCGAGCGCGGCCTTCTCCTCGGCCAGCGCATGCTCGACCATGCGCCTCGACTCGGCCGCGGCCTGCTTGTCTTGCCAGGACGCCGAGATGCTCGCCAGCCCGAAGATGGTCGCGGCGCCCACGGCGAACATGAAGACGACAGGTATTACCAGACGCCGAACGAGCGGTGAGCCCGGAAGCACCATCATCCAGCTTCCTCCAGAGAACACTATCGTCTCTTGTTCGACATTATTAAGGCCTTGCCGCCCTGATCAACAGTCTAAAGGTTCTCCTGCATCTGAGAAAGGTTATAGCGGGGGCGCCGGTGCAATCAAAACGTGGTACAGACAGGTCATTCCTGAAGTTGCCTTTCCCGCAAAGGTGACGTTTACGTTTGCGTCAACCGGGTCGTGGGCTTTGACCATCCGGAATGGGTTCCGCCCTCTTGTTCGCCGACATTCGTCAGGGGCGTCTCAGTCATCCTCCTCCATCACCTGCGCATGGGCGAGCAACGCCACCAGGCCCACTCCGCCGACGACGTTACCCAGCAGCGTCGGCAGCAGGAACCCGATCGCGTATTCGCCCCAGCCTACCGCTCCGGCGAAGGCGGCGTAGGCCACTTCGACCGATCCGGCGATGATGTGGGAAAGCTGCCCGAGGGCTACCAGATAGGTCAGCCCGATGATCACGAAGGGCTTCGCCGATCCGGCCAGGGGCAGCAGCCAGACCAGCAGGGCGATGATCCAGCCGGCGAAGATGGCCTTGGCGAAGGTGACGGCGGGACTCGGTTCCGCGGCATGGATGCCGAGTTCCAGGAACTGCTCCTTGGCTTCGGGCGAGAAGACCCCGGTCCCTTCGACGCAGAAGGCGAACAGCAGGGTGCCGAGGATGTTGGCCATGAAGACGATCGCCCAGAGCCTCAGCACGTCTCGCAGTCCGACCCAGCTCCGCTCGTACAGGAGGGGGAGGATGACGGTCAGCGTATTCTCCGTGAACAGCTGCTGCCGGCCCAGGATGACGATCAGGAAGCCGAAGCTGTAGCCGAAGCTGCTGATCAGGGGCCGCCACGGCTCGTCCGGCAGCCCCGCGCGGAGCAGCCCGTCGCCGACCATGGAGAAGCCCATGGAAAGCCCGGCCGCCAATGCCGACCACATCAGCGAGGAAGTCGGGCGGCGCAGCTCCTCCTCCCCCTCCTTCCGCACCGCCTCGTGGACGATGAGGGTGCGGGGGGCGGAAATATTGTCGACGTTCTCCTTCTCGCGCGAGGCGAGCCGCGAGGAGGGGACGTGCCGGGTATCTGCCATGGATGGGGTCCGATTCAACGAGTGACCCAGCCATAACGGATCGGAACGGCATTCGGCGGCCTGAAGGCCGGATGTCCCGGGACGATATGCCGGCGTCAGTCCGCGTCGGCGGTCTCCCCGGCGAGGGTCGGCCGGTAGAGGGATTGCGGCACCATGGGAATCGGCGAGCGTAGGGGCAGGGCCGGACGTGCGGCGGCGCCGGCGATGCCGCCCGGGACCGGGGCGCGCATCCGCGACGCCAGCTCGGCCAACTCGGGCTCGGGCGCGACTTCCGCCGGGATCAGGAACAGGCCGAGGCGGCGGGCCGCCAGCCCGGCGCTCCGGCCGCTTGACCAGCTCGTCAGGATCGGGCTGAGCACCAGGCCGGCGATGATCGGCGACATCCACCAGAACAGGACGGGACCGACCAGCAGGGCCGTCGAGGCCAGGACGAGGCCCAGGATCACATGCCCGGCGTGGCGCTGGAACGCCTCCGCCAGCCCGACGCCGCGATCGCCCCGCGGCTGGGCGTCCCAGGCGACGATGCGCCCGGCGAGGGTCGAGACGACGAAGCGCGTGTAATAGGCCATGTGGACCGGCGCCTGGAGCGTCGAGAACACCTGTTCCAGAAACGCGCTGGCCAGCAGGCGCGGGGCGCCGCCGAAGCCGGCCCGCGCCCTGGCGTCGGCCAGGACCGCCGCCAGGCTCAGCAGCTTGGGCAGGAACAGCAGCGCCAGGGTCAGGGCGAACATGGCGGCCGCCGCGGCCCCGGGGTTGAACAGGCCGGAGGTCAGCAGGCCGTAGCCGCCGCGCTCCTCCCCCAGGATGAGCTGGCCGGCCGACAGCACCAGGAAGGCGAACCAGACCGGGGCCGAGACGTAGCACATGATCCCCATCAGGAGATGCAGCCGCCCCGGCCAGCGGACGCCATGGGCCGGCAGGAAGCGCATGTGCTGGAGGTTGCCCTGCGCCCAGCGGCGGTCGCGCCCGGCATAGTCGATGGTGTTGGCGGGGATCTCCTCCCAGGTGCCGCCGAGCAGGGGAAGCACCCAGGTCTCCCACGGGCCGCGCCGCATCAGGCAGGCCTCGACCACGTCGTGGCACAGGATCTCGCCGCCCAGCGGGGCCTTGCCGGGCAGCACCGGCAGGTCGCAATGGTCCATGAAGGCCCTGACCCGGACGATCGCGTTGTGGCCCCAGTAATTGGCGTCCTCCTGCTGCCAGAAGTTCAGCCCCAGGACCGACAGCGGCGTGTAGAGGTTGGCCGCGAACTGGTGGATGCGCGCGAACAGCGTTTCCCGGTTCACCGGGTGGGACACGGTCTGGATCAGGCCGATGCGCGGATTGTCCTCCATCAGCCGGATCATGCGGCGGATCGTGTCGCCGCCCATCAGGCTGTCGGCGTCCAGAACCACCATGAAGTCGTACATATGGCCCCAGTTGGTGCAGAAATCGGCGAGGTTGCCGGCCTTCCTGCCGCCGTTGTCCTGGCGGCGGCGGTAGAAGACCGCCGGCAGCCCCGGTTTCCCGGCGAACTCCGCCAGCAGGGCGTCGTAGGCGCGCTCCTCCGCGCGCCAGATCGCCTCGTCCCGGGTGTCGCTCAGCACGAACAGGTCGATCCGCCCGACCGCGCCGGTCCGTTCCAGCGAGCGGGCCATGACGGCGACGGCGGCGAACACCGCCGCGACGTCCTCGTTGTAGATCGGGAGCACCACCGCGGTCCTGCCCTTGGGCGGCACCGTCACGTCGATGCCGACGGCAGCCCGCTCCAGCGGCGGGAAGGCCCGCCTGCCCAGGCAGTGCAGGACGAAGCCCAGCACCACCTGCCACCCGTTCAGCGCCAGCCAGCCCAGGTTGAGCGTGAACAGGATCACCAGTATCCAGTCCAGGCCGGTCCGGGGTCCGCCCATCGCTTCGGCCGCCAGCACCGCCGACAGCAGGGTCAGGAAAATCGCCGGGCCCAGAAACAAAGCCCTGCGCACGGCAAGGGGCAGGCGCGCGGAAGTCTCGGCCGAAGGATCGAGCGTCATGGAACAGGTGGCCTTCCGGGAAGTTATTGCTGGGCACGGCGCCCATGAACGGGGCCGGGGACAGGGCTTATCGATGAACCACCGCGCCGACGGTTTTATTCTGCGGAAACGGTCCTTTTCACGCCGGTCGTTCTTGTTCGGATCCGCCGGCGCGGCGGGTGCCCTTCTGGCCGGCGCCGGGACCGGCATGGCGGCTGAAACCGGCGGCGCGGGAGCCGGCGCGGATCAGGGTTTCGGGTTCGACCAGGTCAGGCGCATGGCAGTCGAGCGGGCGACACGGCCCTACGTACCGCCGGACGAGACCATGCCGGCGGTGCTGCGCGACATGACCTACGACCAGTACCGCGCGATCCGCTTCCGGCCGTCCGAAGCCCTTTGGGCCGATCGGGACGGTTTCAAGGCGCAGTTCTTCCATCGGGGCTTCCTTTATCGGCGGCAGGTCCGGGTCAGCGTCGTCGAGGGCGCCGCCGCGACGCCGGTGGACTACCGTCCGGACATGTTCGACCTGGGCGGTCTCGACGTCCCGGAACTGCCGGAGCTGGGGTTCGCCGGATTGCGGCTGCACCATCCCGCCGGCGGCGGCTCCACCGGCGACGAGTTCGCGGTGTTCCTTGGCGCGTCCTATTTCCGGCTGATCGCCCGGGGGCAGGAATACGGGCTGTCCGGCCGGGGCGTCGCGGTCAATACCGGCGGCTCCGAGCCGGAGGAGTTTCCCGATTTCACGGAGTTCTGGATCGAGCGCCCCGGGGCGGGGGCGGAGGAGATCACCGTGCTGGCGCTGCTCGACGGGCCGAGCATGGCCGGCGCCTTCCGGTTCCGGCTGCGGCCCGGCGACACCACCGCGGCGCGGGTCGACGCCTCCCTCGTCCTGCGCCGGCCGGTCGGCCGGCTCGGCCTGGCGCCGCTGACCAGCATGTTCCTCCACGGCGAGTACGGTCCGCGCGGTTTCGACGATTTCCGGCCGGAAATGCACGACAGCGACGGGTTGCTGATGCGGGACGGAGCGGGAGAGTGGAGCTGGCGCCCACTGGTCAACGGCCGGCCGGCGCCGCTCGCCACCGGCTATGCCATGGCCAGCCCGGGGGGCTTCGCGCTGATGCAGCGGGACCGCGATTTCGCCAGCTACCTGGACGTCCAAGCGATGCACGAGCGCCGGCCCAGCTTCTGGGTCGAGCCGCGGGGCGACTGGGGGCGCGGCGTTCTCGAACTTTATGAATTCCCGTCCCTGGAGGAGTACAACGACAACATCGTGGCCTACTGGGTGCCCGGATGGGCGCCGGAACCGGGCCGGCCGCTGGATTTCGGGTATGATCTGACCGTGATGGGCGGGGGGACCGGCCTGCATCCGCTGGGCCGGGTAACGGGCACGCGCATCGGCTCGGCCGAGCGGCTGCGGCCGACCGTGCCGCCCTCGCCGGAACGCCGGTTCTTCGTGGTGGATTTCGAGGGGGACGTGCTGCCCGGTCACGGTTCCGGCCTCACCGCCGACGTCACCGCTTCCGCCGGCGCGGTCGTCGAGCCGGTAGTCGAACATGTTCCGCAGACCGGCGGCTGGCGCCTGTATTTCGAGTACCGGCCGGGAAGTGGCGGGCCGGCCGAACTGGCGGCGCGGCTGATGCGGGGCGATCGGGTCATGACGGAGACATGGCGCTTCACCTGGTGACGTCCAGTCTCCCGGCGGCCAGTCGCTCCGCGGCCGCCGCCAGGCAGGCGGAGATTCGGCGCGCCACGTCGGGGCTGGTGCAGACATAGGTCGGGCTGGGATGCGGCATGGCGAGGCACGGGATGTTCCGGGCTTCCAGCAGGTCACGCGCGGCCTCGGCTTTCCGCCCGGCGGTGACGGCCAGTTCCAGCCGCGGCAGCAGGTCCAGGAACCCCGGCAGGTGGAGCACCCCC is a genomic window containing:
- a CDS encoding formate/nitrite transporter family protein, encoding MADTRHVPSSRLASREKENVDNISAPRTLIVHEAVRKEGEEELRRPTSSLMWSALAAGLSMGFSMVGDGLLRAGLPDEPWRPLISSFGYSFGFLIVILGRQQLFTENTLTVILPLLYERSWVGLRDVLRLWAIVFMANILGTLLFAFCVEGTGVFSPEAKEQFLELGIHAAEPSPAVTFAKAIFAGWIIALLVWLLPLAGSAKPFVIIGLTYLVALGQLSHIIAGSVEVAYAAFAGAVGWGEYAIGFLLPTLLGNVVGGVGLVALLAHAQVMEEDD
- the mdoH gene encoding glucans biosynthesis glucosyltransferase MdoH — encoded protein: MTLDPSAETSARLPLAVRRALFLGPAIFLTLLSAVLAAEAMGGPRTGLDWILVILFTLNLGWLALNGWQVVLGFVLHCLGRRAFPPLERAAVGIDVTVPPKGRTAVVLPIYNEDVAAVFAAVAVMARSLERTGAVGRIDLFVLSDTRDEAIWRAEERAYDALLAEFAGKPGLPAVFYRRRQDNGGRKAGNLADFCTNWGHMYDFMVVLDADSLMGGDTIRRMIRLMEDNPRIGLIQTVSHPVNRETLFARIHQFAANLYTPLSVLGLNFWQQEDANYWGHNAIVRVRAFMDHCDLPVLPGKAPLGGEILCHDVVEACLMRRGPWETWVLPLLGGTWEEIPANTIDYAGRDRRWAQGNLQHMRFLPAHGVRWPGRLHLLMGIMCYVSAPVWFAFLVLSAGQLILGEERGGYGLLTSGLFNPGAAAAAMFALTLALLFLPKLLSLAAVLADARARAGFGGAPRLLASAFLEQVFSTLQAPVHMAYYTRFVVSTLAGRIVAWDAQPRGDRGVGLAEAFQRHAGHVILGLVLASTALLVGPVLFWWMSPIIAGLVLSPILTSWSSGRSAGLAARRLGLFLIPAEVAPEPELAELASRMRAPVPGGIAGAAARPALPLRSPIPMVPQSLYRPTLAGETADAD
- a CDS encoding glucan biosynthesis protein, which produces MAAETGGAGAGADQGFGFDQVRRMAVERATRPYVPPDETMPAVLRDMTYDQYRAIRFRPSEALWADRDGFKAQFFHRGFLYRRQVRVSVVEGAAATPVDYRPDMFDLGGLDVPELPELGFAGLRLHHPAGGGSTGDEFAVFLGASYFRLIARGQEYGLSGRGVAVNTGGSEPEEFPDFTEFWIERPGAGAEEITVLALLDGPSMAGAFRFRLRPGDTTAARVDASLVLRRPVGRLGLAPLTSMFLHGEYGPRGFDDFRPEMHDSDGLLMRDGAGEWSWRPLVNGRPAPLATGYAMASPGGFALMQRDRDFASYLDVQAMHERRPSFWVEPRGDWGRGVLELYEFPSLEEYNDNIVAYWVPGWAPEPGRPLDFGYDLTVMGGGTGLHPLGRVTGTRIGSAERLRPTVPPSPERRFFVVDFEGDVLPGHGSGLTADVTASAGAVVEPVVEHVPQTGGWRLYFEYRPGSGGPAELAARLMRGDRVMTETWRFTW